In Zalophus californianus isolate mZalCal1 chromosome 4, mZalCal1.pri.v2, whole genome shotgun sequence, the following proteins share a genomic window:
- the MATN1 gene encoding cartilage matrix protein isoform X1, with product MRLLSGASLVPCGLLLQLQALCTLGLAPHARGQLCRTRPTDLVFVVDSSRSVRPVEFEKVKVFLSQVIESLDVGPNATRVGVVNYASAVKQEFPLRAHGSKASLLRAVRRIQPLSTGTMTGLAIQFAITKAFSDTEGSRARSPDISKVAIVVTDGRPQDSVRDVSAQAQARGIELFAIGVGRVDKATLRQIASEPQEEHVDYVESYSVIEKLSRKFQEAFCVVSDLCATGDHDCEQVCLSSPGSYTCACREGFTLNSDGKTCNACSSSSGSSATDLVFLIDGSKSVRPENFELVKKFINQIVDTLDVSDKLAQVGLVQYSSSVRQEFPLGRFHTKKDIKAAVRNMSYMEKGTMTGAALKYLVDNSFTVSSGARPGAQKVGIVFTDGRSQDYINDAAKKAKELGFKMFAVGVGNAVEDELREIASEPVAEHYFYTADFKTINQIGKRLQKKICVEEDPCACESIVKFQTKVERLLQALTRKLEAVSKRLAVLENRVV from the exons ATGAGGCTCCTCTCCGGTGCCAGCCTTGTGCCATGTGGCCTATTGCTGCAGCTCCAGGCCCTGTGCACACTGGGCCTCGCCCCCCACGCCAGAG GGCAGCTCTGCCGGACCCGGCCCACGGACCTGGTGTTTGTGGTGGACAGCTCGCGCAGCGTGCGGCCTGTGGAGTTCGAGAAGGTGAAGGTGTTCTTGTCCCAGGTCATTGAGTCGCTGGATGTGGGGCCCAATGCCACCCGAGTGGGCGTGGTCAACTATGCCAGCGCCGTGAAGCAGGAGTTCCCACTGCGGGCCCACGGCTCCAAGGCCTCGCTGCTCCGGGCCGTGCGCCGCATCCAGCCGCTGTCCACGGGGACCATGACCGGCCTGGCCATCCAGTTCGCCATCACCAAAGCCTTCAGCGACACCGAGGGGAGTCGTGCCAGGTCCCCCGACATCAGCAAG GTGGCCATCGTGGTGACGGACGGGAGGCCCCAGGACAGCGTGCGGGACGTGTCTGCACAGGCCCAGGCCAGAGGCATCGAGCTGTTCGCCATCGGCGTGGGCCGCGTGGACAAGGCCACGCTGCGGCAGATCGCCAGTGAGCCGCAGGAAGAGCACGTCGACTACGTGGAGAGCTACAGCGTCATCGAGAAGCTGTCCAGGAAGTTCCAGGAGGCCTTCTGCG TGGTGTCAGACCTGTGTGCCACAGGAGACCATGACTGTGAGCAGGTGTGCCTCAGCTCCCCGGGCTCCTACACCTGCGCCTGTCGGGAGGGCTTCACCTTGAACAGTGATGGCAAGACCTGCAATG cctgcagcagcagcagtggCAGTTCGGCCACTGACTTGGTCTTCCTCATTGATGGATCCAAAAGTGTGCGGCCGGAGAACTTTGAGCTGGTGAAGAAGTTCATCAATCAGATCGTGGACACGCTGGACGTGTCCGACAAGCTGGCGCAGGTGGGGCTAGTGCAGTACTCGAGCTCTGTGCGCCAGGAGTTCCCGTTGGGCCGCTTCCACACGAAGAAGGACATTAAGGCGGCTGTGCGGAACATGTCATATATGGAGAAGGGCACCATGACCGGGGCTGCCCTCAAGTACCTCGTTGACAATTCCTTCACTGTGTCCAGTGGGGCTAGGCCTGGGGCCCAGAAGGTGGGCATTGTCTTCACTGATGGCCGGAGCCAAGACTACATTAACGATGCCGCCAAGAAAGCCAAGGAACTTG GCTTTAAGATGTTTGCTGTGGGTGTGGGCAATGCCGTGGAGGATGAGCTGAGGGAAATCGCCTCAGAGCCCGTGGCAGAGCATTACTTCTACACGGCTGACTTCAAGACCATCAACCAGATTGGCAAGAGGTTGCAGAAGAAGATCTGTGTGG AGGAAGACCCGTGTGCCTGCGAGTCCATTGTGAAATTCCAGACCAAAGTAGAGAGGCTGCTGCAGGCCTTGACCAGGAAGC TGGAAGCTGTGAGTAAGCGGCTGGCCGTCCTGGAGAACAGAGTCGTCTGA
- the MATN1 gene encoding cartilage matrix protein isoform X2, translated as MHATGRTRGQLCRTRPTDLVFVVDSSRSVRPVEFEKVKVFLSQVIESLDVGPNATRVGVVNYASAVKQEFPLRAHGSKASLLRAVRRIQPLSTGTMTGLAIQFAITKAFSDTEGSRARSPDISKVAIVVTDGRPQDSVRDVSAQAQARGIELFAIGVGRVDKATLRQIASEPQEEHVDYVESYSVIEKLSRKFQEAFCVVSDLCATGDHDCEQVCLSSPGSYTCACREGFTLNSDGKTCNACSSSSGSSATDLVFLIDGSKSVRPENFELVKKFINQIVDTLDVSDKLAQVGLVQYSSSVRQEFPLGRFHTKKDIKAAVRNMSYMEKGTMTGAALKYLVDNSFTVSSGARPGAQKVGIVFTDGRSQDYINDAAKKAKELGFKMFAVGVGNAVEDELREIASEPVAEHYFYTADFKTINQIGKRLQKKICVEEDPCACESIVKFQTKVERLLQALTRKLEAVSKRLAVLENRVV; from the exons ATGCATGCCACTGGCAGAACACGAG GGCAGCTCTGCCGGACCCGGCCCACGGACCTGGTGTTTGTGGTGGACAGCTCGCGCAGCGTGCGGCCTGTGGAGTTCGAGAAGGTGAAGGTGTTCTTGTCCCAGGTCATTGAGTCGCTGGATGTGGGGCCCAATGCCACCCGAGTGGGCGTGGTCAACTATGCCAGCGCCGTGAAGCAGGAGTTCCCACTGCGGGCCCACGGCTCCAAGGCCTCGCTGCTCCGGGCCGTGCGCCGCATCCAGCCGCTGTCCACGGGGACCATGACCGGCCTGGCCATCCAGTTCGCCATCACCAAAGCCTTCAGCGACACCGAGGGGAGTCGTGCCAGGTCCCCCGACATCAGCAAG GTGGCCATCGTGGTGACGGACGGGAGGCCCCAGGACAGCGTGCGGGACGTGTCTGCACAGGCCCAGGCCAGAGGCATCGAGCTGTTCGCCATCGGCGTGGGCCGCGTGGACAAGGCCACGCTGCGGCAGATCGCCAGTGAGCCGCAGGAAGAGCACGTCGACTACGTGGAGAGCTACAGCGTCATCGAGAAGCTGTCCAGGAAGTTCCAGGAGGCCTTCTGCG TGGTGTCAGACCTGTGTGCCACAGGAGACCATGACTGTGAGCAGGTGTGCCTCAGCTCCCCGGGCTCCTACACCTGCGCCTGTCGGGAGGGCTTCACCTTGAACAGTGATGGCAAGACCTGCAATG cctgcagcagcagcagtggCAGTTCGGCCACTGACTTGGTCTTCCTCATTGATGGATCCAAAAGTGTGCGGCCGGAGAACTTTGAGCTGGTGAAGAAGTTCATCAATCAGATCGTGGACACGCTGGACGTGTCCGACAAGCTGGCGCAGGTGGGGCTAGTGCAGTACTCGAGCTCTGTGCGCCAGGAGTTCCCGTTGGGCCGCTTCCACACGAAGAAGGACATTAAGGCGGCTGTGCGGAACATGTCATATATGGAGAAGGGCACCATGACCGGGGCTGCCCTCAAGTACCTCGTTGACAATTCCTTCACTGTGTCCAGTGGGGCTAGGCCTGGGGCCCAGAAGGTGGGCATTGTCTTCACTGATGGCCGGAGCCAAGACTACATTAACGATGCCGCCAAGAAAGCCAAGGAACTTG GCTTTAAGATGTTTGCTGTGGGTGTGGGCAATGCCGTGGAGGATGAGCTGAGGGAAATCGCCTCAGAGCCCGTGGCAGAGCATTACTTCTACACGGCTGACTTCAAGACCATCAACCAGATTGGCAAGAGGTTGCAGAAGAAGATCTGTGTGG AGGAAGACCCGTGTGCCTGCGAGTCCATTGTGAAATTCCAGACCAAAGTAGAGAGGCTGCTGCAGGCCTTGACCAGGAAGC TGGAAGCTGTGAGTAAGCGGCTGGCCGTCCTGGAGAACAGAGTCGTCTGA
- the LAPTM5 gene encoding lysosomal-associated transmembrane protein 5 isoform X2 — MRELRHREIMSVLLFIEHSVEVVHGKASCKVWQTGYLRLANLISSFLLITMLFVISLSLLIGVVKNREKYLLPFLSLQIMDFLLCLLTLLGSYIELPAYLKFASRSSRVSPSKVPLMTLQLLDFCLSILTLCSSYMEVPTYLNFKAMNHMNYLPSQEGVAHSQFIKMMIIFSIAFITVLILKVYMFKCVWRCYKFMKYMNSAEERSCSKMLQKVVLPSYEEALSLPYKSPDGGPAPPPYSEV, encoded by the exons ATCATGAGTGTATTGCTGTTCATCGAGCACTCCGTGGAGGTGGTCCATGGCAAGGCGTCCTGCAAGGTGTGGCAGACGGGCTACCTCAGGCTCG CCAACCTGatctccagcttcctgctcatcaCCATGCTCTTCGTCATCAGCTTGAGCCTGCTGATCGGAGTGGTCAAG AACCGGGAGAAGTACCTGCTGCCCTTCCTGTCCCTGCAAATCATGGACTTCCTGTTGTGTCTGCTCACCCTGCTGGGCTCCTACATCGAGCTGCCTGCCTACCTCAAGTTTGCCTCCCGTAGCAGCCGGGTT AGCCCCTCCAAGGTCCCACTGATGACCCTGCAGCTGCTTGACTTCTGCCTGAGCATCTTGACCCTCTGCAGCTCCTACATGGAAGTACCCACTTATCTCAACTTCAAGGCCATGAACCACATG AATTACCTCCCCAGCCAGGAGGGTGTGGCTCACAGCCAGTTCATCAAGATGATGATCATTTTCTCCATCGCCTTCATCACTGTCCTCATCCTGAAG GTCTACATGTTCAAGTGCGTGTGGAGATGCTACAAATTCATGAAGTACATGAACTCAGCTGAGGAGAGGAGCTGCTCCAAGATGCTGCAGAAG GTGGTCCTGCCATCCTACGAGGAAGCCCTTTCTCTACCGTACAAGAGTCCAGATGGGGGCCCAGCACCACCTCCCTACTCAGAGGTGTGA